Proteins from one Malaya genurostris strain Urasoe2022 chromosome 2, Malgen_1.1, whole genome shotgun sequence genomic window:
- the LOC131429007 gene encoding uncharacterized protein LOC131429007, with amino-acid sequence MERTTKRVGNRFETGLLWKNDDPRFPDSFPMALRRMKQLENKLMKNPDLYESVCRQIDECQQKGYAHVATAEELRNSEPEKVWYLPLNAVTNPRKPGKIRLVWDAAASVQGVSLNLQLLKGPDLLVPLVKVIVGFRERRIAFGGDLREMYHQLQIIESDRQFQRFVFRKDFSKKPTIFVMDVATFGATCSPSSAQYVKNRNAEEHAVQYPQAASAIIHRHYVDDYFDSVDTIEEAVNIAKQVHLIHKHVLRILGEEKPVSPVHFNRDKQSYSECVLGIIWDPDLDEFSFSTLHRPEMLAYLYDGKRPTKQLALSCVMGFFDPMGLLSPFTIHGKIIIQHLWRLGCDWKDEIDDESWRLRKHWTGLLPEVEAVRITRCFIENALSSAVDSLELHIFTDASELAYGCVAYLRVEIHGKVRCSLVMSRAKVAPLKRQSVPRLELMAAVLGARLSRTVLEMLSTEIKRCVLWTDSRTVCSWLQSDQYKFKQFVAFRIGEILELTRVTDWRWVPTKLNIADVLTKWGHGSSLNSDGEWFNGASFLYLHEEDWPRKEKPFEETSEEARGVVLFLQLVDNVAISRWAILVRVIAYAVRFTENCKRKKKGQPVVTIQATANQQRSIETKYPTVLQPLQQEELQKAEIILWKQVQFDSFPDEMSALTKTLYLKPERISAKIGRSSILAKLSPILDDNGVLRMGGRLTMADNVPYDKKFPIILSRHHDITKKLNHSYHESDLPSDARVRMVQSSSMSPASTNDGSSSDTTCQGRIASFQLGRHRLFGTSRSISWKKERKAMDSRVHVPHHQSSTS; translated from the exons ATGGAGCGGACCACTAAACGAGTGGGAAACCGTTTCGAGACCGGACTGCTGTGGAAGAATGATGATCCACGATTTCCGGATAGTTTTCCGATGGCTTTACGGAGGATGAAGCAGCTGGAGAACAAATTGATGAAGAATCCAGATCTGTACGAGAGCGTGTGTCGACAAATCGACGAGTGCCAGCAGAAGGGGTATGCACATGTTGCAACGGCAGAGGAGTTGCGGAATTCCGAACCGGAGAAGGTGTGGTACTTACCGTTAAATGCGGTGACAAATCCCAGAAAACCAGGCAAGATTCGTCTAGTATGGGACGCTGCAGCCTCGGTGCAGGGAGTGTCCCTCAACCTGCAGCTGTTGAAGGGGCCAGACCTGTTGGTTCCGCTGGTAAAAGTGATTGTAGGGTTTAGAGAACGACGGATAGCGTTCGGTGGCGATCTCCGTGAAATGTACCACCAACTACAAATCATAGAAAGTGATAGACAGTTCCAACGTTTCGTATTTCGGAAAGATTTCAGTAAAAAACCAACCATTTTCGTTATGGATGTTGCTACGTTTGGCGCCACTTGCTCTCCAAGTTCGGCGCAGTATGTCAAGAACAGAAATGCGGAAGAACACGCAGTTCAATATCCACAAGCAGCGTCGGCTATCATACATCGTCATTACGTCGATGATTACTTCGACAGCGTTGACACTATTGAAGAGGCGGTAAATATAGCGAAGCAAGTGCATCTGATACACAAACATG TTCTTCGGATTTTGGGTGAAGAAAAGCCGGTATCGCCAGTACATTTCAATCGAGATAAGCAGAGTTATAGTGAATGTGTTCTTGGTATCATTTGGGATCCAGACTTGGACGAATTCTCTTTCTCAACGTTGCACCGACCAGAAATGCTGGCATATCTGTACGATGGAAAACGGCCAACGAAGCAACTTGCCCTAAGCTGCGTGATGGGATTTTTCGACCCGATGGGGCTGCTGTCACCCTTCACAATCCACGGGAAAATAATAATTCAGCATCTGTGGCGTTTGGGCTGTGATTGGAAAGATGAAATCGACGACGAGAGCTGGAGATTAAGGAAACACTGGACTGGTCTACTGCCAGAAGTAGAAGCAGTTCGGATCACACGATGTTTTATTGAAAACGCTCTATCATCGGCCGTTGATTCACTAGAACTGCACATTTTCACTGATGCCAGTGAATTAGCATACGGCTGTGTAGCGTACCTGCGTGTGGAAATCCATGGGAAAGTACGATGTAGTTTGGTTATGTCTCGGGCGAAGGTGGCTCCACTGAAACGGCAATCAGTTCCTCGACTGGAATTAATGGCGGCAGTACTCGGAGCTCGACTGAGTCGAACGGTTTTAGAAATGCTCTCTACAGAAATCAAGCGGTGTGTGTTGTGGACGGACTCTCGTACAGTGTGCAGCTGGCTGCAGTCGGATCAGTACAAATTCAAGCAATTCGTTGCTTTCAGAATTGGCGAAATACTAGAACTAACTAGAGTAACTGATTGGCGTTGGGTTCCTACTAAACTGAATATCGCGGACGTATTGACTAAGTGGGGACATGGATCGTCGCTtaacagcgacggagaatggtTCAACGGAGCATCGTTTCTGTATCTGCACGAAGAAGACTGGCCAAGAAAAGAAAAGCCGTTCGAGGAGACAAGCGAAGAGGCTAGAGGAGTGGTACTGTTTCTACAACTAGTTGACAATGTAGCTATTTCAAGATGGGCAATTCTGGTGAGAGTCATTGCATATGCGGTTCGATTCACAGAAAATTGTAAGCGGAAAAAGAAAGGACAGCCGGTAGTAACAATCCAAGCCACAGCAAACCAACAACGATCGATTGAAACGAAATATCCCACAGTGCTGCAACCTCTTCAGCAGGAAGAACTGCAGAAGGCCGAGATAATTCTGTGGAAACAAGTACAGTTCGACAGCTTTCCGGATGAAATGAGTGCGTTAACGAAAACTCTCTATCTAAAGCCGGAGCGAATATCAGCTAAAATCGGAAGATCGAGCATTCTAGCAAAATTGTCTCCAATTCTGGACGACAACGGAGTTTTGCGGATGGGTGGAAGATTGACAATGGCGGATAACGTTCCTTACGATAAGAAGTTTCCGATTATTTTATCACGACACCACGATATCACTAAAAAGTTGAATCATTCCTACCACGAAAG TGATCTGCCAAGTGATGCGAGAGTGCGCATGGTGCAAAGTTCATCGATGTCGCCCGCAAGTACCAATGATGGCTCCTCTTCCGACACAACGTGTCAAGGCAGGATTGCGTCCTTTCAGCTCGGTCGGCATCGATTATTTGGGACCAGTAGAAGTATCAGTTGGAAGAAGGAGAGAAAAGCGATGGATAGCCGTGTTCACGTGCCTCACCATCAGAGCAGTACATCTTGA